A single window of Larimichthys crocea isolate SSNF chromosome XII, L_crocea_2.0, whole genome shotgun sequence DNA harbors:
- the aatka gene encoding serine/threonine-protein kinase LMTK1 isoform X3 → MRIHGVQLLKSSDLGRHSLLYLKEIGHGWFGKVLLGEVNAGLSTTQVVVKELKASASVQDQMQFLEEVQPYRTLQHPALLQCLAQCSEVTPYLLVMEFCPLGDLKSYLRSCRVADSETPDPLILQRMACDIASGLLHLHKYNFIHSDLALRNCLLTSEMSVKIGDYGLSHSRYKDDYYVTQDQIWVPLRWIAPELIDEVHGNLLVVDQTKSSNIWSVGVTVWELFELGNQPYRHYSDRQVLTYAVKEQQLKLPKPQLQFPLAERWYEVMQFCWLQPELRPSSEEVHLLVTYLCAKGSSEAEEDFEQRWNALRPTLLSSTSHTATSTALVLTPTPASADDPSAEQAQTVELASSASSSFPLLEHFSDSFHSDTGDDLLTVTETSHGLNFEYKWEQARAEQPYCSSSTSGPLGQGNPHYQDIYYSSKGSTSGGCKTDSLTSGISPSYYEPEHPGVVPVLSAHSPSVSSEYYIRIEEPVECNINLDDSVVDYSPGLEASSSRLSSESRTGSSMTQPSAYWATADNTKSPAYDSDSSPTVQLTMEPLLRQASSTSPVKLRHSHNCFSSSQDDKVYCEQSSAYKTHHQSRLSELDTSPESRSNLVHPVGCLENPRSLSQAVSSPSLGFCDPYLEASTGRSMVNESCHNMMGPLRKTLPIVNHISIDVGTDDGLLVGQQRGEDIEDDFFSEGEATNWTSNHSANNNSLSFDNRQTGSGHDSYLDLQYTDHSNTTELWSLTKATTRTFLSSRSCGTLETERGDSGYNAASQPTELGSYIHLYHKERDESATKVERNLTAENPRSIDFLTNSSMNARGTEGGKMEGKYEKQLLLNGERLYSEPKMIPEANYIKSPSSFKEPQIGQTGALSAKQRANIWEGVSTGISVGLGDKRLNYPETSESSRTLDSGVGVRNSSIGLVGLGDYSEDDDDDITDITSGIFADFNLDYAEIEEEELSPVKNQERTPDSVDTLNLSSSMTSTCDQAFSPDPFNTTVLPKSLDSGYDTENNESPEFIFKELGDPRGGERSPRLGGEPELVLQVGLGQGICTSSSTSEVQLKGLTDKNPYRDSAYFSDYDAENERSPQDEGSKFYVGPNNFAAEKLSLIRDDDSVKRHFNNEDHLTNLRHIKNCVLVNLLETDPSQSPHPLPTPGLSMLSPFPPQMGGCLTKECAPADDDLGLETEHSGEEPSSELGSYIGSEPSSTVQEASGNHEDGNRRAEDCSPVQSLHSDSTITDYRDENPNENENADGSTEEEELPEFSHVKDETEDRREAVRINEDDFEDIDAEECDSQDSLCEESNGPADLSSSSSLLELCGESVRAPLEEAEDEDDSDDSESDEELRTYNIQDEDSEESEEDFTTVPVVVSDCSRARHLRSLLKMPTLLTQSFCDELERKKKAVSFFDDVTVFLFDQESPTGELADYAFSIGTESSEQEFSEEKSSDQQLQPDPELEAQSCETFCTSEGTDGNNSEEGGGSEWKDDLTFEPRPSSPDAIPEPQSSPTSTSNSPEDPKPAAVALNRFMVSRFSITHVSDPHMGSATAGNSEGIPKD, encoded by the exons TGACCTGGCCTTGCGAAACTGCCTGCTAACTTCTGAAATGTCAGTTAAGATCGGAGACTATGGCCTTTCTCACAGCCGATACAAG GATGACTACTATGTAACACAGGACCAGATTTGGGTACCCTTGCGCTGGATTGCACCTGAGCTCATAGACGAGGTCCACGGAAACCTGCTGGTCGTTGACCAAACAAAATCCAGCAACATATG GTCAGTGGGGGTGACTGTGTGGGAGCTCTTTGAGCTGGGAAACCAGCCGTACAGACATTACTCTGACAGACAGGTGCTGACATATGCTGTGAAGGAACAGCAGCTCAAACTACCAAAACCCCAGCTCCAGTTCCCCCTGGCTGAGCGCTG GTATGAGGTGATGCAGTTCTGCTGGCTGCAGCCAGAGCTGAGACCCAGCAGTGAGGAAGTTCACCTTCTGGTCACTTACTTGTGTGCCAAAGGCTCCAGTGAAGCTGAGGAAGACTTTGAACAACGCTGGAATGCCTTGAGACCAACCCTGCTCAGTAGCACCTCCCACACAGCGACATCCACAGCCCTAGTACTGACCCCTACACCTGCTTCAGCCGACGACCCCAGCGCAGAACAAGCTCAGACAGTGGAGCTGGCCTCCTCTGCCTCGtcctccttccccctcctgGAGCACTTCTCTGACAGCTTCCACTCGGACACAGGTGACGACCTACTCACTGTCACAGAAACCAGCCATGGTCTCAACTTTGAGTACAAATGGGAGCAGGCCCGAGCTGAGCAGCCCtactgctcctcctccaccagtgGGCCACTGGGCCAGGGGAACCCACATTACCAGGATATCTACTATTCAAGTAAAGGAAGCACCTCAGGGGGCTGCAAGACTGACAGCCTGACTTCAGGCATATCCCCATCCTACTATGAACCTGAACACCCAGGGGTGGTTCCAGTGTTGAGTGCCCACAGCCCCTCAGTCAGCAGTGAGTATTACATTCGTATAGAAGAACCAGTAGAGTGTAACATTAACTTGGATGACAGTGTGGTGGACTACAGCCCAGGACTagaggccagcagcagcagattgtCTTCCGAGAGTCGGACTGGTTCATCCATGACACAGCCCAGTGCTTACTGGGCAACTGCTGACAACACCAAGTCTCCTGCCTATGACTCTGATTCAAGCCCCACTGTCCAACTAACCATGGAGCCACTGCTGAGACAGGCATCCAGCACCAGTCCTGTAAAATTACGCCATTCCCACAACTGCTTTTCATCCAGTCAGGACGACAAAGTCTACTGTGAACAGTCCTCAGCATACAAGACACACCATCAATCCCGTCTGTCTGAACTGGATACATCACCAGAGTCCAGATCAAACCTTGTTCATCCAGTAGGATGTTTAGAAAACCCACGCAGTTTGTCACAAGCAGTGAGCAGCCCCAGCTTAGGGTTCTGTGATCCCTACCTTGAAGCGAGCACAGGTCGTAGCATGGTTAATGAAAGCTGCCATAATATGATGGGTCCCCTCAGAAAGACACTACCTATTGTTAACCACATTAGCATTGATGTGGGGACAGATGACGGCCTGCTGGTGGGCCAGCAGAGAGGTGAAGACATTGAGGATGACTTTTTCTCTGAAGGAGAGGCCACTAACTGGACCTCAAACCATTCAGCAAACAATAATAGTCTGAGCTTTGacaacaggcagacaggcagtgGGCATGACAGCTATCTGGACCTGCAATATACTGATCACTCTAATACAACAGAATTATGGTCTTTAACCAAGGCCACAACCAGAACCTTCCTCAGCTCCAGGTCTTGTGGCACcttggagacagaaagaggagacTCTGGTTATAACGCTGCTAGCCAGCCCACTGAATTAGGTTCCTACATTCACTTATATCACAAAGAAAGAGACGAATCTGCCACTAAAGTGGAAAGAAACTTAACTGCAGAAAATCCAAGAAGTATTGATTTTCTTACCAACTCAAGTATGAATGCCAGAGgtacagagggaggaaaaatgGAGGGAAAATATGAAAAGCAATTGTTGCTTAATGGAGAGAGACTATATTCTGAGCCTAAGATGATACCTGAGGCAAACTACATAAAGTCCCCATCGTCTTTCAAGGAGCCTCAGATTGGTCAAACAGGGGCCTTGTCAGCCAAGCAGAGAGCTAACATCTGGGAGGGGGTTTCAACAGGAATCTCTGTTGGTCTGGGAGACAAGAGACTAAACTATCCAGAGACATCAGAAAGTAGCAGAACATTGGACAGTGGAGTCGGGGTCAGAAACTCCAGCATTGGCCTGGTTGGGCTTGGAGACTAcagtgaggatgatgatgatgacatcacagatattACGTCAGGGATCTTTGCTGACTTCAACCTGGACTATGCtgaaatagaagaagaagagctgagtCCAGTGAAGAATCAAGAGAGAACTCCTGACTCTGTAGACACCCTTAACCTGTCATCATCGATGACAAGCACCTGTGATCAGGCCTTCAGTCCCGATCCCTTCAATACCACTGTTCTACCCAAATCACTGGACAGTGGGTATGACACAGAGAACAACGAATCTCCAGAGTTTATCTTCAAAGAGCTTGGAGATCCCAGAGGTGGTGAGAGGAGCCCAAGGCTAGGTGGAGAACCTGAACTAGTCCTGCAGGTGGGTTTAGGCCAAGGGATCTGCACTTCCTCAAGCACCTCAGAAGTACAGTTAAAGGGCCTGACTGATAAGAACCCATACAGGGACTCTGCCTATTTCTCTGACTATGATGCTGAAAATGAGAGGAGCCCTCAAGACGAAGGCAGTAAGTTCTATGTAGGTCCAAATAACTTTGCTGCTGAAAAACTGAGCTTGATCAGAGATGATGATTCTGTCAAAAGGCACTTCAACAACGAAGATCATTTAACAAATCTGAGACACatcaaaaactgtgttttggtGAATCTCTTAGAGACTGACCCTAGTCAGTCACCCCATCCCCTTCCCACCCCAGGGTTGTCCATGCTGTCCCCCTTTCCTCCGCAGATGGGCGGCTGCCTGACCAAAGAGTGTGCTCCTGCAGATGATGATCTCGGGTTGGAGACAGAGCACTCAGGAGAGGAGCCTTCCTCAGAGCTTGGCTCCTACATTGGGTCTGAACCCTCTTCCACTGTCCAAGAGGCCTCAGGAAACCATGAAGATGGAAACAGAAGAGCAGAAGATTGCTCCCCTGTCCAGTCTTTGCATTCTGACTCCACCATAACCGACTACAGAGATGAGAACCCTAACGAAAATGAAAATGCTGATGgatccacagaggaggaagagctgcCCGAATTCAGTCATGTCAAGGATGAGACTGAGGACAGAAGGGAGGCTGTGAGAATAAATGAGGATGATTTTGAGGATATAGATGCAGAGGAATGTGACTCACAGGACAGTTTATGTGAAGAATCCAACGGTCCCGCTGACCTGTCTTCTTCCTCGTCATTGCTGGAGCTGTGTGGAGAATCAGTGAGAGCTCCgctggaggaggcggaggatgAAGATGACTCAGATGATAGCGAGTCCGATGAAGAGCTGAGGACATACAACATCCAAGATGAAGACAGtgaggagagtgaggaggatTTCACCACAGTGCCAGTGGTGGTAAGTGACTGCAGCAGAGCCAGACACCTCCGCAGTCTTCTGAAGATGCCTACCCTGCTTACCCAGTCCTTCTGTGACGAgttggagaggaagaaaaaagctGTGTCCTTTTTTGATGATGTGACGGTGTTCCTTTTCGACCAG GAGAGCCCCACGGGAGAGCTGGCTGACTACGCATTCTCCATAGGAACAGAGTCCAGTGAGCAGGAATTCTCAGAGGAAAAATCCTCTGACCAGCAGCTGCAACCTGACCCTGAACTTGAAGCTCAATCCTGTGAAACATTCTGCACTTCTGAAGGAACAGATGGCAACAACTCAGAAGAGG GTGGGGGTTCTGAATGGAAAGATGACCTCACATTTGAGCCCCGCCCGTCCTCACCTGACGCCATCCCTGAGCCCCAGTCCTCACCCACATCCACCTCCAACAGTCCCGAGGATCCTAAACCTGCAGCTGTAGCACTTAATCGTTTCATGGTCTCACGATTCTCTATCACACATGTCTCCGACCCCCACATGGGATCAGCAACAG caGGGAACAGTGAAGGTATTCCAAAAGATTGA